TATCAAGTTCTTTAATATCTGATTTTAAGCTATTCTCAATAATATCGATTTTGTTATCAAGTTCTGTAAATTTAATATCTATCTTAATATTTAAATTATTCTCTACGGTATCAATCTTAGTATCAAGTTCTTTAATATCAGATTTTAATTCATCCCTTACTTTATCAATTTTGTTATCAAGTTCTTTAATATCTGATTTTAAGCTATTCTCAATAATATCGATTTTGTTATCAAGTTCTGTAAATTTAATATCTATCTTAATATTTAAATTATTCTCTACGGTATCAATCTTAGTATCAAGTTCCCTAATCTC
This DNA window, taken from Borrelia hispanica CRI, encodes the following:
- the bdr gene encoding Bdr family repetitive protein translates to DLSYRYYKNELTIKDLQYLKENFDIKLEMLERGLKAEIRELDTKIDTVENNLNIKIDIKFTELDNKIDIIENSLKSDIKELDNKIDKVRDELKSDIKELDTKIDTVENNLNIKIDIKFTELDNKIDIIENSLKSDIKELD